The window GATTATAACGTTATTTTAAGACCAAAAAATTCACCAAGGATAAAAACAGAAGTAGTACAACTAAAGCTATCAGGAATGAAAAATGTTACCAATGCTTCTCTGATAATATTCGACGAGGAGGAGGTTTTAGGTTATCCATCTCCTGAGCATCTTAAGCTCACAGCAAAATTCTTACAAGAAAATAATTACCCCTTTGGAGTAATAGAATTTACTTCTCAAAAAGGTATTGATGATATAGCACTCGCTGTGAGTGCACAGACAGTAAGAGTTCATAGTATTACCAAAGAAGAAATGGAGAAAATTACCCAGAACAAGGCTATAGAGCGCTGGATCAGAGCAGCTCAAGAAAGAAATATCAGGCTTTTTTATCTGAATCCATTTTTAAACATTAGAACTGAAAATTTTGCAGAGGCAAATCTTAAATATCTTGATAGTATTAGAAAGGAGTTGTCTCGAAACGGTTTTTCTGTTGGCAAAGCAAGTCTATTTCCCAATTATGAAATTCCATTAATATATATTTATATCATTGGCATGGGCATTGTTGCAGCGGGGATACTTTTATTGGGTAACTTTTTTAGCATACTGGATAGATTTAAAATATTACTCCTTGTTGTAGGTCTTTTTTCCCTCTTCTTTATTAACATTTTTGCCGGTAAAATACTGCTAATGAAAATACTTGCTCTGGCTGGTGCTTTAATATTTCCAGTACTGGCTATAATCAAGAATAAAAAATATTTACTCGTTCCTCATTCAGTAGAGGGAGATAAGGATTCCTCTCCCTGTTATGGAGTTAATTCATATATTGAAATGACAAAGAGGATATTTTTTGGTATTTCTGGTATAATGGCCTTTTCTGTAATTGGCGGATTGTTTGTTGGAGCTTTATTAACCGACTACCGATTTATTCTGGCAATAAAGCTTTTTAGTGGGATAAAAATATCCTATATTATCCCTTTATTGTTGGTAACATTTTATTTATGGTGGAAAGATAATTCAGAAAAAAACACTCTGAGCGAGGAACTAAAAAGACCAATACTATTTGAACATGCATTTTTGGTATTTTTATTTTTAGTCTTTTTAGTAATCTATATTTCCCGTTCTGGTAATTTCTCCTTTTTACCAGTACCAGAGCTAGAAGAAAAGATGAGGTTATTTTTAGAGCAACTTCTGGTAGCAAGACCAAGGAGTAAAGAATTTTTAATCGGCTATCCCTTGCTTGCTCTGGCTATTGCTCTGAATCTTCTGGGAATTAAATATTTAAAATATATAATTATAATTATGGGAACAGTTGCTCCAGTAACTATACTCAATACCTTTTGCCATGTTCATACTCCTATTTCTTTTTCCTTGTTAAGAACCTTCCATGGCTATTGGTTAGGGTTGTTACTGGGAATTGTTTTGGCTACCATATTCTATTTCTCAATAAAGATAATCAGGGAAAGGTTTGATGAAAGAAGAAATCAATAAGGCAAAGTTAATTATGATTTCTGGCTATTTTGGATTTGATAATTGTGGTGATGATGCTATCCTGATGACTATGATCCAGGAATTATTGAGAGATATACCCAGAGAAAATATTTTTGTTCTTTCTCAATATCCAAATAAGACCAAAGAAATATATAGAGTGAACTCCATATATCGTCTAAACTTATTTTTGATATTATCTCAATTGAGAAAAACAGACCTTTTTATTAGTGGTGGAGGGGGATTATTACAGGATGTTAGTGGAAAAGGTTTAAGTGTAATTTATTATCTGAGTTTAATTATGCTTGCCCGATTGTTTAAAGTATCCAGTGTTATTTATGGTCAGGGTATAGGTCCGGTAAGAAGGCAGATTAATAGGAAAATAATCAGTCTAATTTTGAATAAGGTAAATCTAATTATGGTGAGAGACGAGCAGTCTCAGGCAATCCTAGGAGAAATTGGAATCAACAAAGAATTAGTTTCGGTATATACTGATCCCACTTTTTTATTAAAGAAAGAGAAATTGCCTGATAATATTATAAAAAAATACCATTTATATTCTCTGCCGGAAAGGTTAAATAGGGAAAAGACTATTGGAGTAGTGATTAGAAATTGTAAAGAACTTGAGCAAGATTATGAGCAAAGTATTTTACAGCTGGCTAAAATAGCAGATTATCTAATTGAAAAGCAGCAAGCGAAATTAATCTTTCTGCCATTTCAAATTAATGAGGATGTGACTTTAATTAATGATATAATCAAACAAATGAATCATTCTTCTGTTGATTGTCTTGATCAGGAAGTTAGTCCTGCTCAAATGTTATCTCTTTTCCACAAGTTATCTTTAATCATTGGAATGAGGTTTCATGCTATTATATTTGCCACAATAAGTAATTGCCCATTTATTGCCCTGAATTATGATCCTAAAGTAAGAAATTATGTTAATTCTTTAGGATTGTCGGAATTATTATTAAACATAAATCAATTAACTATAAAAAATATTGATAATAAGTTAAAATATATAAAAGATAATCAGGTCAAGATTAAAACTATTTTAAATTCTGCGACAAAA is drawn from Atribacterota bacterium and contains these coding sequences:
- a CDS encoding DUF5693 family protein, translating into DYNVILRPKNSPRIKTEVVQLKLSGMKNVTNASLIIFDEEEVLGYPSPEHLKLTAKFLQENNYPFGVIEFTSQKGIDDIALAVSAQTVRVHSITKEEMEKITQNKAIERWIRAAQERNIRLFYLNPFLNIRTENFAEANLKYLDSIRKELSRNGFSVGKASLFPNYEIPLIYIYIIGMGIVAAGILLLGNFFSILDRFKILLLVVGLFSLFFINIFAGKILLMKILALAGALIFPVLAIIKNKKYLLVPHSVEGDKDSSPCYGVNSYIEMTKRIFFGISGIMAFSVIGGLFVGALLTDYRFILAIKLFSGIKISYIIPLLLVTFYLWWKDNSEKNTLSEELKRPILFEHAFLVFLFLVFLVIYISRSGNFSFLPVPELEEKMRLFLEQLLVARPRSKEFLIGYPLLALAIALNLLGIKYLKYIIIIMGTVAPVTILNTFCHVHTPISFSLLRTFHGYWLGLLLGIVLATIFYFSIKIIRERFDERRNQ
- the csaB gene encoding polysaccharide pyruvyl transferase CsaB — protein: MKEEINKAKLIMISGYFGFDNCGDDAILMTMIQELLRDIPRENIFVLSQYPNKTKEIYRVNSIYRLNLFLILSQLRKTDLFISGGGGLLQDVSGKGLSVIYYLSLIMLARLFKVSSVIYGQGIGPVRRQINRKIISLILNKVNLIMVRDEQSQAILGEIGINKELVSVYTDPTFLLKKEKLPDNIIKKYHLYSLPERLNREKTIGVVIRNCKELEQDYEQSILQLAKIADYLIEKQQAKLIFLPFQINEDVTLINDIIKQMNHSSVDCLDQEVSPAQMLSLFHKLSLIIGMRFHAIIFATISNCPFIALNYDPKVRNYVNSLGLSELLLNINQLTIKNIDNKLKYIKDNQVKIKTILNSATKQYQDRANLGNDRLKNFIEGKTFQSRKE